Proteins co-encoded in one Neofelis nebulosa isolate mNeoNeb1 chromosome 2, mNeoNeb1.pri, whole genome shotgun sequence genomic window:
- the MEGF6 gene encoding multiple epidermal growth factor-like domains protein 6 isoform X3, whose product MEASRGRGGLAALWCLGLLGGLARVAGTHYRYLWRGCVPCHLGQAGYSGNAGDRRPDVDECQVHNGGCQHSCVNTPGSYVCECKPGFRLHADGRTCLAINSCALGNGGCQHKCVQLTVTQHRCQCRPDFQLQEDGKRCVRRNPCADRNGGCAHTCQVRRGLAHCECHAGFLLGADRRSCEDVDECATGQARCAHGCLNTRGSYKCVCHPGYELGADGRQCYRIEMEIVNSCEAGNGGCSHGCSHSSAGPLCSCPRGYELDQDQKTCIDVDDCADSPCCQQVCSNSPGGYECGCYAGYRLSADGCGCEDVDECASGRGGCEHHCANLAGSFQCSCEAGFRLDEDRRGCAPLEVPEADLDGQLPFVRPLPHIAVLQDELPHLFQDDYVGAQEEAAAVEARGEHTLLEKFVCLDASFGQDCSLTCDDCRNGATCLPGLDGCDCPEGWTGLICNETCPPDTFGRNCSSSCSCQNGGTCHPATGACRCPPGVSGAHCEDGCPKGFYGKQCHKKCHCANRGRCHRLYGACLCDPGLYGRFCHLACPPWAFGPGCSEECQCEQRNALACDRRDGSCSCKAGFRGERCQDECEPGFFGPGCLQACACPQGVACDPVSGQCGKQCPAGYWGKDCDQECPEGTFGVNCSGSCSCGGAPCDRVTGQCQCPPGRTGDDCGADCPEGRWGLGCQEICPACEHGAICEPGTGACLCRPGYTGSRCQDACPAGWFGTGCQLRCSCANDGHCHPVTGHCSCAPGWTGLSCQRACDSGHWGPNCSHTCSCSVGHGSCDAVSGLCACEAGYAGPQCEQRCPQGYFGPGCGRRCQCEHGAACDHVSGACTCPAGWRGTFCERACPAGFFGLDCRGVCDCVAGASCDSVSGSCLCPAGRRGPRCAQACPAHSYGHNCSQACTCFNGASCDPVHGQCRCGPGWLGPTCLEACPSDLYGENCQHSCLCQHGGTCDPVSGHCTCPEGWGGPACEEECLPGRFGAGCQHSCKCLNGGLCDRYSGRCLCPAGWTGDECQSPCAEGTFGAHCEERCACRRGATCHHVTGACLCPPGWRGSQCENACPRGRFGKDCGQRCQCPPGSACHHVTGECRCPAGLTGPSCEQACPPGTFGERCGQKCRCPSENQTCHPALGTCTCAAGYHGSGCRQRCPPGRFGPGCEQPCGCLHGGSCDAATGACLCPAGFLGADCSLACPQGRFGPGCARVCRCGQGAACDPVNGSCTCPPGRTGLHCEHGCPRNRFGISCEHACSCRNGGLCHATNGSCSCGLGWTGPRCELACPPGRYGAACRLECSCQNNGTCEPATGACRCGPGFYGQACQHPCPPGFHGAGCQVACECQHGASCHPVSGQCLCPAGFHGQLCERAGCEAGSFGEGCRQHCDCEAGAPCDPVTGQCLCPPGRTGATCDRDCRPGFFGPGCALRCSCGAGAGCDPVNGQCHCVDGYTGPTCQQAALQPASDGPAPGLSSRAQKH is encoded by the exons ATGGAAGCGTCCCGCGGCCGCGGGGGACTGGCCGCGCTCTGGTGCCTCGGGCTGCTGGGGGGCCTGGCGCGCGTCGCGGGCACGCACTACCGCTACCTGTGGAGGGGCTGCGTCCCGTGCCACCTGGGCCAGGCCGGCTACTCCGGGAACGCCGGGGACCGGAGGCCAG ATGTGGATGAGTGCCAGGTGCACAATGGCGGCTGCCAGCACAGCTGTGTGAACACGCCAGGCTCCTACGTCTGTGAGTGCAAGCCCGGATTCCGGCTCCACGCGGACGGCAGGACCTGTTTGG CCATCAACTCTTGTGCCCTGGGGAATGGCGGCTGCCAGCACAAGTGTGTCCAGCTCACGGTGACACAGCACCGCTGCCAGTGCCGCCCCGACTTCCAGCTCCAGGAGGACGGGAAACGCTGTGTCC GGAGAAACCCATGCGCGGACCGGAACGGCGGCTGCGCTCACACGTGCCAGGTGCGCCGGGGGCTCGCCCACTGTGAATGCCACGCGGGCTTCCTGTTGGGGGCGGACCGCAGGTCCTGCGAAG ATGTAGACGAATGTGCCACAGGGCAGGCGCGGTGTGCCCACGGCTGCCTCAACACCCGGGGGTCCTATAAGTGCGTGTGCCACCCCGGCTATGAGCTGGGCGCTGATGGCCGACAGTGCTACC GGATCGAGATGGAGATCGTGAACAGCTGTGAGGCCGGCAACGGGGGCTGCTCCCACGGCTGCAGCCACAGCAGCGCGGGGCCCCTGTGCAGCTGCCCCCGTGGCTACGAGCTGGACCAGGACCAGAAGACGTGCATCG ACGTGGACGACTGTGCGGACTCGCCGTGCTGTCAGCAGGTCTGCAGCAACAGCCCCGGGGGGTACGAGTGTGGCTGCTACGCCGGCTACCGGCTCAGCGCCGACGGCTGCGGCTGCGAGG ACGTGGACGAGTGCGCGTCCGGCCGCGGCGGCTGTGAGCACCACTGCGCCAACCTGGCCGGCTCCTTCCAGTGCTCCTGTGAGGCCGGCTTCCGGCTGGACGAGGACCGTCGAGGCTGTGCCC CCCTGGAGGTACCCGAGGCCGACCTGGACGGCCAGCTGCCCTTCGTGCGGCCCCTCCCACACATCGCGGTGCTCCAGGACGAGCTGCCCCACCTCTTCCAAGATGACTACGTGGGGGCGCAGGAGGAGGCAGCAGCGGTGGAGGCCCGGGGCGAGCACACACTGTTGGAGAAGTTCG TGTGCCTGGACGCCTCCTTCGGCCAGGACTGCAGTCTCACCTGTGATGACTGCAGGAACGGGGCCACCTGCCTCCCGGGCCTGGACGGCTGTGACTGCCCTGAGGGCTGGACCGGGCTCATCTGCAATGAGA CTTGTCCCCCAGACACATTTGGGAGGAACTGTAGCTCGTCCTGCAGCTGTCAGAACGGGGGGACCTGCCACCCCGCAACGGGGGCCTGCCGCTGCCCCCCTGGCGTCTCTGGAGCCCACTGTGAGGACG gctGCCCCAAGGGCTTCTACGGCAAGCAGTGTCACAAGAAGTGCCACTGTGCCAATCGTGGCCGGTGCCACCGCCTCTACGGGGCCTGCCTCTGCGACCCGGGGCTCTACGGCCGTTTCTGCCACCTGG CCTGTCCTCCGTGGGCCTTCGGGCCGGGCTGCTCGGAGGAGTGTCAGTGCGAGCAGCGGAACGCGCTTGCGTGCGACCGGAGAGACGGCAGCTGTTCCTGCAAAGCGGGCTTCAGGGGCGAGCGGTGTCAGGACG AGTGCGAGCCAGGCTTCTTTGGGCCCGGGTGCCTGCAGGCATGTGCCTGCCCTCAGGGCGTGGCCTGTGACCCCGTCAGCGGCCAGTGTGGGAAGCAGTGTCCCGCCGGCTACTGGGGGAAGGACTGTGACCAAG AGTGCCCGGAGGGGACGTTCGGTGTGAACTGCTCGGGCTCCTGCTCCTGTGGGGGGGCACCCTGCGACCGGGTCACGGGGCAATGCCAGTGCCCTCCAGGGAGGACTGGGGACGATTGTGGGGCAG ATTGTCCCGAAGGCCGCTGGGGGCTGGGCTGCCAGGAGATCTGCCCTGCGTGTGAGCACGGTGCCATCTGTGAGCCCGGGACCGGAGCCTGCCTGTGCCGCCCCGGCTACACAGGCAGCCGCTGCCAGGACG CGTGCCCGGCGGGCTGGTTTGGGACCGGCTGCCAGCTGAGGTGCTCCTGTGCCAATGACGGGCACTGCCACCCGGTGACCGGACATTGCAGCTGTGCCCCCGGGTGGACCGGCCTCAGCTGCCAGAGAG CCTGCGACAGCGGCCACTGGGGACCCAACTGCAGCCACACCTGCAGCTGCAGTGTAGGCCACGGGAGTTGCGATGCGGTCAGCGGCCTGTGTGCGTGTGAGGCTGGCTACGCGGGCCCGCAGTGCGAGCAGC GGTGTCCCCAGGGCTACTTTGGGCCGGGCTGCGGGCGGCGGTGCCAGTGTGAGCACGGGGCAGCTTGTGACCACGTCAGCGGGGCTTGCACCTGCCCGGCCGGCTGGAGGGGAACCTTCTGTGAACGCG CCTGCCCGGCGGGCTTCTTCGGACTGGATTGCCGTGGCGTCTGTGACTGTGTCGCCGGAGCCTCCTGTGACTCCGTGAGCGGCTCTTGCCTCTGCCCTGCCGGCCGCCGGGGCCCCCGCTGTGCCCAGG CCTGCCCAGCCCACTCCTACGGACACAACTGCAGCCAAGCCTGCACCTGCTTCAACGGGGCCTCCTGTGACCCTGTCCACGGACAGTGCCGCTGTGGCCCTGGCTGGCTGGGCCCCACTTGCCTGGAGG CCTGCCCCTCAGACCTCTACGGCGAGAACTGTCAACATTCCTGCCTTTGCCAGCACGGGGGCACCTGTGACCCTGTCTCAGGCCACTGCACGTGCCCAGAGGGCTGGGGTGGCCCAGCCTGTGAGGAGG AATGTCTCCCGGGACGCTTCGGGGCTGGTTGCCAACACAGTTGCAAGTGCCTCAACGGTGGCCTCTGTGACCGGTACTCAGGCCGCTGCCTCTGCCCAGCCGGCTGGACCGGGGACGAGTGTCAGAGCC CCTGTGCCGAAGGCACGTTTGGGGCTCACTGCGAGGAGCGCTGTGCCTGCCGGCGGGGAGCCACCTGTCACCACGTCACAGGGGCCTGCCTCTGCCCCCCGGGATGGAGGGGCTCGCAGTGTGAGAACG CCTGCCCGCGTGGCCGGTTCGGAAAGGACTGTGGCCAGCGCTGCCAGTGCCCGCCGGGCTCCGCCTGCCACCACGTCACCGGGGAGTGTCGCTGTCCAGCGGGCCTCACGGGGCCCAGCTGCGAGCAGG CCTGCCCGCCAGGCACCTTTGGGGAGCGCTGTGGGCAGAAGTGCCGTTGTCCCAGCGAGAACCAGACCTGCCACCCCGCCCTGGGGACCTGCACGTGTGCCGCTGGCTACCACGGCTCCGGCTGCCGGCAGC GGTGCCCCCCTGGGCGGTTTGGACCCGGCTGTGAGCAGCCGTGCGGGTGTCTCCACGGGGGCTCCTGTGATGCGGCCACCGgggcctgcctctgccctgctggaTTCCTTGGGGCCGACTGCAGCCTGG CCTGTCCACAGGGCCGCTTCGGTCCTGGCTGTGCGCGTGTGTGCAGGTGTGGGCAGGGAGCGGCCTGCGACCCCGTGAATGGCAGCTGCACCTGTCCCCCAGGGAGGACCGGCCTCCACTGTGAGCACG GCTGCCCTCGGAACCGGTTTGGCATAAGCTGTGAGCACGCGTGCTCCTGCAGAAACGGGGGCCTGTGCCACGCCACCAACGGCAGTTGTTCCTGTGGCCTGGGCTGGACGGGGCCGCGGTGTGAGCTGG CCTGCCCTCCCGGTCGCTACGGTGCCGCCTGCCGCCTGGAGTGCTCATGCCAGAACAACGGCACCTGTGAGCCCGCCACGGGCGCCTGCCGCTGCGGCCCCGGCTTCTACGGCCAGGCCTGCCAGCACC CCTGTCCCCCTGGCTTCCACGGGGCTGGCTGCCAGGTGGCGTGTgagtgtcagcacggagcctcctgCCACCCCGTCAGCGGCCAGTGTCTCTGCCCCGCCGGCTTCCACGGCCAGCTCTGTGAGAGGG CAGGGTGTGAAGCAGGCTCATTTGGAGAGGGCTGCCGCCAGCACTGTGACTGCGAGGCCGGGGCACCCTGCGACCCCGTCACCGGCCAGTGCCTTTGCCCCCCAGGGCGCACAGGGGCCACCTGTGACCGTG ACTGCAGACCGGGCTTCTTTGGGCCAGGCTGTGCCTTGCGCTGTAGCTGCGGAGCTGGGGCTGGTTGTGACCCCGTCAATGGGCAGTGCCACTGCGTGGACGGCTACACTGGGCCCACCTGCCAGCAAG CGGCCTTGCAACCGGCCTCTGATGGACCAGCACCTGGGCTCAGCAGCAGGGCACAGAAACACTAG
- the MEGF6 gene encoding multiple epidermal growth factor-like domains protein 6 isoform X4, protein MEASRGRGGLAALWCLGLLGGLARVAGTHYRYLWRGCVPCHLGQAGYSGNAGDRRPDVDECQVHNGGCQHSCVNTPGSYVCECKPGFRLHADGRTCLAINSCALGNGGCQHKCVQLTVTQHRCQCRPDFQLQEDGKRCVRRNPCADRNGGCAHTCQVRRGLAHCECHAGFLLGADRRSCEDVDECATGQARCAHGCLNTRGSYKCVCHPGYELGADGRQCYRIEMEIVNSCEAGNGGCSHGCSHSSAGPLCSCPRGYELDQDQKTCIDVDDCADSPCCQQVCSNSPGGYECGCYAGYRLSADGCGCEDVDECASGRGGCEHHCANLAGSFQCSCEAGFRLDEDRRGCAPLEVPEADLDGQLPFVRPLPHIAVLQDELPHLFQDDYVGAQEEAAAVEARGEHTLLEKFVCLDASFGQDCSLTCDDCRNGATCLPGLDGCDCPEGWTGLICNETCPPDTFGRNCSSSCSCQNGGTCHPATGACRCPPGVSGAHCEDGCPKGFYGKQCHKKCHCANRGRCHRLYGACLCDPGLYGRFCHLACPPWAFGPGCSEECQCEQRNALACDRRDGSCSCKAGFRGERCQDECEPGFFGPGCLQACACPQGVACDPVSGQCGKQCPAGYWGKDCDQECPEGTFGVNCSGSCSCGGAPCDRVTGQCQCPPGRTGDDCGADCPEGRWGLGCQEICPACEHGAICEPGTGACLCRPGYTGSRCQDACPAGWFGTGCQLRCSCANDGHCHPVTGHCSCAPGWTGLSCQRACDSGHWGPNCSHTCSCSVGHGSCDAVSGLCACEAGYAGPQCEQRCPQGYFGPGCGRRCQCEHGAACDHVSGACTCPAGWRGTFCERACPAGFFGLDCRGVCDCVAGASCDSVSGSCLCPAGRRGPRCAQACPAHSYGHNCSQACTCFNGASCDPVHGQCRCGPGWLGPTCLEACPSDLYGENCQHSCLCQHGGTCDPVSGHCTCPEGWGGPACEEECLPGRFGAGCQHSCKCLNGGLCDRYSGRCLCPAGWTGDECQSPCAEGTFGAHCEERCACRRGATCHHVTGACLCPPGWRGSQCENACPRGRFGKDCGQRCQCPPGSACHHVTGECRCPAGLTGPSCEQACPPGTFGERCGQKCRCPSENQTCHPALGTCTCAAGYHGSGCRQRCPPGRFGPGCEQPCGCLHGGSCDAATGACLCPAGFLGADCSLACPQGRFGPGCARVCRCGQGAACDPVNGSCTCPPGRTGLHCEHGCPRNRFGISCEHACSCRNGGLCHATNGSCSCGLGWTGPRCELACPPGRYGAACRLECSCQNNGTCEPATGACRCGPGFYGQACQHPCPPGFHGAGCQVACECQHGASCHPVSGQCLCPAGFHGQLCERGCEAGSFGEGCRQHCDCEAGAPCDPVTGQCLCPPGRTGATCDRDCRPGFFGPGCALRCSCGAGAGCDPVNGQCHCVDGYTGPTCQQAALQPASDGPAPGLSSRAQKH, encoded by the exons ATGGAAGCGTCCCGCGGCCGCGGGGGACTGGCCGCGCTCTGGTGCCTCGGGCTGCTGGGGGGCCTGGCGCGCGTCGCGGGCACGCACTACCGCTACCTGTGGAGGGGCTGCGTCCCGTGCCACCTGGGCCAGGCCGGCTACTCCGGGAACGCCGGGGACCGGAGGCCAG ATGTGGATGAGTGCCAGGTGCACAATGGCGGCTGCCAGCACAGCTGTGTGAACACGCCAGGCTCCTACGTCTGTGAGTGCAAGCCCGGATTCCGGCTCCACGCGGACGGCAGGACCTGTTTGG CCATCAACTCTTGTGCCCTGGGGAATGGCGGCTGCCAGCACAAGTGTGTCCAGCTCACGGTGACACAGCACCGCTGCCAGTGCCGCCCCGACTTCCAGCTCCAGGAGGACGGGAAACGCTGTGTCC GGAGAAACCCATGCGCGGACCGGAACGGCGGCTGCGCTCACACGTGCCAGGTGCGCCGGGGGCTCGCCCACTGTGAATGCCACGCGGGCTTCCTGTTGGGGGCGGACCGCAGGTCCTGCGAAG ATGTAGACGAATGTGCCACAGGGCAGGCGCGGTGTGCCCACGGCTGCCTCAACACCCGGGGGTCCTATAAGTGCGTGTGCCACCCCGGCTATGAGCTGGGCGCTGATGGCCGACAGTGCTACC GGATCGAGATGGAGATCGTGAACAGCTGTGAGGCCGGCAACGGGGGCTGCTCCCACGGCTGCAGCCACAGCAGCGCGGGGCCCCTGTGCAGCTGCCCCCGTGGCTACGAGCTGGACCAGGACCAGAAGACGTGCATCG ACGTGGACGACTGTGCGGACTCGCCGTGCTGTCAGCAGGTCTGCAGCAACAGCCCCGGGGGGTACGAGTGTGGCTGCTACGCCGGCTACCGGCTCAGCGCCGACGGCTGCGGCTGCGAGG ACGTGGACGAGTGCGCGTCCGGCCGCGGCGGCTGTGAGCACCACTGCGCCAACCTGGCCGGCTCCTTCCAGTGCTCCTGTGAGGCCGGCTTCCGGCTGGACGAGGACCGTCGAGGCTGTGCCC CCCTGGAGGTACCCGAGGCCGACCTGGACGGCCAGCTGCCCTTCGTGCGGCCCCTCCCACACATCGCGGTGCTCCAGGACGAGCTGCCCCACCTCTTCCAAGATGACTACGTGGGGGCGCAGGAGGAGGCAGCAGCGGTGGAGGCCCGGGGCGAGCACACACTGTTGGAGAAGTTCG TGTGCCTGGACGCCTCCTTCGGCCAGGACTGCAGTCTCACCTGTGATGACTGCAGGAACGGGGCCACCTGCCTCCCGGGCCTGGACGGCTGTGACTGCCCTGAGGGCTGGACCGGGCTCATCTGCAATGAGA CTTGTCCCCCAGACACATTTGGGAGGAACTGTAGCTCGTCCTGCAGCTGTCAGAACGGGGGGACCTGCCACCCCGCAACGGGGGCCTGCCGCTGCCCCCCTGGCGTCTCTGGAGCCCACTGTGAGGACG gctGCCCCAAGGGCTTCTACGGCAAGCAGTGTCACAAGAAGTGCCACTGTGCCAATCGTGGCCGGTGCCACCGCCTCTACGGGGCCTGCCTCTGCGACCCGGGGCTCTACGGCCGTTTCTGCCACCTGG CCTGTCCTCCGTGGGCCTTCGGGCCGGGCTGCTCGGAGGAGTGTCAGTGCGAGCAGCGGAACGCGCTTGCGTGCGACCGGAGAGACGGCAGCTGTTCCTGCAAAGCGGGCTTCAGGGGCGAGCGGTGTCAGGACG AGTGCGAGCCAGGCTTCTTTGGGCCCGGGTGCCTGCAGGCATGTGCCTGCCCTCAGGGCGTGGCCTGTGACCCCGTCAGCGGCCAGTGTGGGAAGCAGTGTCCCGCCGGCTACTGGGGGAAGGACTGTGACCAAG AGTGCCCGGAGGGGACGTTCGGTGTGAACTGCTCGGGCTCCTGCTCCTGTGGGGGGGCACCCTGCGACCGGGTCACGGGGCAATGCCAGTGCCCTCCAGGGAGGACTGGGGACGATTGTGGGGCAG ATTGTCCCGAAGGCCGCTGGGGGCTGGGCTGCCAGGAGATCTGCCCTGCGTGTGAGCACGGTGCCATCTGTGAGCCCGGGACCGGAGCCTGCCTGTGCCGCCCCGGCTACACAGGCAGCCGCTGCCAGGACG CGTGCCCGGCGGGCTGGTTTGGGACCGGCTGCCAGCTGAGGTGCTCCTGTGCCAATGACGGGCACTGCCACCCGGTGACCGGACATTGCAGCTGTGCCCCCGGGTGGACCGGCCTCAGCTGCCAGAGAG CCTGCGACAGCGGCCACTGGGGACCCAACTGCAGCCACACCTGCAGCTGCAGTGTAGGCCACGGGAGTTGCGATGCGGTCAGCGGCCTGTGTGCGTGTGAGGCTGGCTACGCGGGCCCGCAGTGCGAGCAGC GGTGTCCCCAGGGCTACTTTGGGCCGGGCTGCGGGCGGCGGTGCCAGTGTGAGCACGGGGCAGCTTGTGACCACGTCAGCGGGGCTTGCACCTGCCCGGCCGGCTGGAGGGGAACCTTCTGTGAACGCG CCTGCCCGGCGGGCTTCTTCGGACTGGATTGCCGTGGCGTCTGTGACTGTGTCGCCGGAGCCTCCTGTGACTCCGTGAGCGGCTCTTGCCTCTGCCCTGCCGGCCGCCGGGGCCCCCGCTGTGCCCAGG CCTGCCCAGCCCACTCCTACGGACACAACTGCAGCCAAGCCTGCACCTGCTTCAACGGGGCCTCCTGTGACCCTGTCCACGGACAGTGCCGCTGTGGCCCTGGCTGGCTGGGCCCCACTTGCCTGGAGG CCTGCCCCTCAGACCTCTACGGCGAGAACTGTCAACATTCCTGCCTTTGCCAGCACGGGGGCACCTGTGACCCTGTCTCAGGCCACTGCACGTGCCCAGAGGGCTGGGGTGGCCCAGCCTGTGAGGAGG AATGTCTCCCGGGACGCTTCGGGGCTGGTTGCCAACACAGTTGCAAGTGCCTCAACGGTGGCCTCTGTGACCGGTACTCAGGCCGCTGCCTCTGCCCAGCCGGCTGGACCGGGGACGAGTGTCAGAGCC CCTGTGCCGAAGGCACGTTTGGGGCTCACTGCGAGGAGCGCTGTGCCTGCCGGCGGGGAGCCACCTGTCACCACGTCACAGGGGCCTGCCTCTGCCCCCCGGGATGGAGGGGCTCGCAGTGTGAGAACG CCTGCCCGCGTGGCCGGTTCGGAAAGGACTGTGGCCAGCGCTGCCAGTGCCCGCCGGGCTCCGCCTGCCACCACGTCACCGGGGAGTGTCGCTGTCCAGCGGGCCTCACGGGGCCCAGCTGCGAGCAGG CCTGCCCGCCAGGCACCTTTGGGGAGCGCTGTGGGCAGAAGTGCCGTTGTCCCAGCGAGAACCAGACCTGCCACCCCGCCCTGGGGACCTGCACGTGTGCCGCTGGCTACCACGGCTCCGGCTGCCGGCAGC GGTGCCCCCCTGGGCGGTTTGGACCCGGCTGTGAGCAGCCGTGCGGGTGTCTCCACGGGGGCTCCTGTGATGCGGCCACCGgggcctgcctctgccctgctggaTTCCTTGGGGCCGACTGCAGCCTGG CCTGTCCACAGGGCCGCTTCGGTCCTGGCTGTGCGCGTGTGTGCAGGTGTGGGCAGGGAGCGGCCTGCGACCCCGTGAATGGCAGCTGCACCTGTCCCCCAGGGAGGACCGGCCTCCACTGTGAGCACG GCTGCCCTCGGAACCGGTTTGGCATAAGCTGTGAGCACGCGTGCTCCTGCAGAAACGGGGGCCTGTGCCACGCCACCAACGGCAGTTGTTCCTGTGGCCTGGGCTGGACGGGGCCGCGGTGTGAGCTGG CCTGCCCTCCCGGTCGCTACGGTGCCGCCTGCCGCCTGGAGTGCTCATGCCAGAACAACGGCACCTGTGAGCCCGCCACGGGCGCCTGCCGCTGCGGCCCCGGCTTCTACGGCCAGGCCTGCCAGCACC CCTGTCCCCCTGGCTTCCACGGGGCTGGCTGCCAGGTGGCGTGTgagtgtcagcacggagcctcctgCCACCCCGTCAGCGGCCAGTGTCTCTGCCCCGCCGGCTTCCACGGCCAGCTCTGTGAGAGGG GGTGTGAAGCAGGCTCATTTGGAGAGGGCTGCCGCCAGCACTGTGACTGCGAGGCCGGGGCACCCTGCGACCCCGTCACCGGCCAGTGCCTTTGCCCCCCAGGGCGCACAGGGGCCACCTGTGACCGTG ACTGCAGACCGGGCTTCTTTGGGCCAGGCTGTGCCTTGCGCTGTAGCTGCGGAGCTGGGGCTGGTTGTGACCCCGTCAATGGGCAGTGCCACTGCGTGGACGGCTACACTGGGCCCACCTGCCAGCAAG CGGCCTTGCAACCGGCCTCTGATGGACCAGCACCTGGGCTCAGCAGCAGGGCACAGAAACACTAG